Below is a genomic region from Patagioenas fasciata isolate bPatFas1 chromosome 5, bPatFas1.hap1, whole genome shotgun sequence.
cactgtacttggtgctgataagaggaccaatggaatgctgaagcaCCTCAtgtttattgctatgacagctaaGAATTCTGATAACATCCCATAATTGACAGGGGCGTCTTTGCCAGGAgaagcagacagaacaggtgactaaaactgaccaactgactattccatcccataatcatcagaccccctatataagagagacGACGAGGGTCTCGCCCCTCTTCGATCATGgtcagcatctagagaggaccctgcctgtctccCTGTGACCTATAGGCCTCAGgctctgcatccctgaaatccagtttccagtttgctgtgaagtcccgcccatgacttccaggtgcctgccctgcagctgctggagccacaccagctcccagctctgccgccgctggagtgacaccaactctaTATTGGGTattaaagattggttttgtatattttctccatttattagtagcattagtaagcctttaaaactttttcaacttgtaagactctttctaacttgaagtccctcTTCCTCATCTTgttatcaccttttatggtgggagGAATTAACAGGgggcatctgccacagtttattgtcgccttgctttaaaccttgacaagaATTTAAATACGAGTGGTCTCCCTAGGCTTTCTTTACAGTCGATGCAGAGAAATAGCACTTTCAGGACTGGCCCTGTTTCTAGCATCTAGTCTAAAATGAGAGAAATTGCAAGTACATACTTCTCTCTGTGCACTGTAAGGGAGTCCACATGAGTAGACAAGTTTAGATGAGCTGTTAGAGATGTCTACACCTGGTGAGACAAATCCCATCCTAAAACGCAAAATAGTCTGGTTTCAGCTGAGTCAAATTATAAACCAGGGAAAACATCATAGAATCCTTGTGAAGTCCTTTAGACAAATGTCTAGTGCTTAATCCTGAATCTTGAGTGCTTCACAGGAAGCCAAGGCAAAGAGCAAAATGAGAATAAGATGAGACAGGTGAATGGCTTGCAAGGGCATGAACTTGCACATTTTAACTAAACAGTCCAAGTCAAATCCTGAGAGACACCAGAAAAAGTAGTCAGTCACAGACACTTAACTCAGCACTTAGCTGTGTGCTTGGTGAAACTCCTGAAACAGAGTGAGAGTATTTATATTTAGCTTAGAAAAACATACCTGGACAGTTGTACAGTTCCATTAAGAGTTCATTTGATATGTGGGAAAAGGGAAAATGTAGAAATAATAATTAGGGAGGCTCTCATTCATCTTAGTTGTTGTTTGCTTATACAGCCCCTTGTAGAAGAACAGAGCTCCACACACACTGCTCCCTAAACCAAATTACTTACAGTGACAGTAACATGAGTGGTATTAAGACAAAAGGCATTAATGGCTGAGTCATTTTCCACCTCTGTGCACATCTGAATCAAGCCTCCTACCAAGGCTGAAAAATGCCCaccttctgaaataaaaatgtcaaaTAAACAGATTAGAAAAATATGCAGATTATGAGACAGCTTTGTAGTGAGTAGCATTCTGACCTAGTTGGATTTCATTCCTCTCATGATACAATGGAATTTATGGCTACAGACAGCCTGATGGCTCACAAATGTCTGGGATCCCCTTAACAAAAGCAAAATACTGTTTCCCAGGAAGCAATAGCCTATCATCATTAAGCGGAAagtgaggagagaaagaaaaaacccatgcTATGTCATACTTTATCCTTAGTAGATATTCACACCAGACCAATCTTCAAGACTTTGCTTGCAAGACAAGTAGGTAATAATACACATTGTTTGAAACAGAGTTCTCCAAACTCAATAGGAAAGTGACAAAATGAAAGCAGTAGTCAGAAGGTTAGCTCTAAAGAAAGGAACACAATAAAAACATATATTTAGAAAGACATGTCAGAACTTAAAGTtcctttaagggaaaaaaaatatttccctacCCTCCCTGCACCCAAAGGCTTGGATGAGATCCAGTTAGTTGTGTTTTACTGCACACAGAAAACCTTGAATCAATATTTAGCATTACCATTGTAATTGAAAAACACCACCATAATAATAGGTGAGCATCAGCACTCTGAACTGCAAAGAAAGCAATTTCAGCAGCCAGGACAAAAGCTGCTCTACAGGAATTCCCAAGGAAAATCACAAAGGAAGTGTTTACCTCACTCAGAAACGGGCAGAAAGGGTGAATTCTTTCCTCACTCTCAAGGGACTACATGGAAAACAATATGTCCAACTAAAAGGAATGGGATTTGCATGATGTGTGTGGACCCACTGTTAACTCCTCTCACAATGAGAAGTTTGTCAGCACCTTGTCTGATTGTAAGGGAGCCACATATAGCACACAGAAAACAATTTGTGTACAGATGCACCTTAGGAAAAAAACTGTAACTGAAAATTTTGTTGCTCTGCTACAATAAAAATGAATATTGTATGAAGTAACAAACAGAGCAGTGATTTAGGTTTTACATCATCCTTTATTCTTTCATCAGCTGAAATAGAACTCACTGCCCATTAACCTCCCATTTCCTCAGCAATTTAATGACCTTCTAAGCACAGAAATGCTCTTCATTGGTAAGAATGTCAGTCTGAAAGAGTGTGGGTCACAGTTTCCTCTGAAATTATGGCTGTTCAGCTCTCCAAACGTTCCAGcaattagaaagaaaacaaaaacctcgAAGTACCACTCAGACAAGAAATGACTTCTAAATTACAAAACGTGAGCACTAAAAGTGGTCCCTTTACACTTGCTCCAGTAAGGCACCAGAAGAACAGTTTCTGCGAagataaaaaacccacaactcttGCAGCTGCAGATAAGCAATCGTTCTGTCAGCCAGGCCactatatttatattttacttaTGTCAGCACCTAAATAACTGGTTTTTTTCAGATCGACAAAATCTTTTGACTGTCGAAAGGCTTCAAACATCAGAAAGGAGCACGTTACATGCCCCCATGACTGACAACGCCGTAAATACTGCTCAGCCGCGTCCCATGGTGCCTCTGCCCCGGCTCTCCCGCGGCAGCCGGACTGGGGGAAAGAGAGACGGGGGAAACCGAGCGCTGTCCCGCGGCGGGAGCTGCCACTCGGGGCAGCCCCGAGGGACGGAGCCCTCGTCGTCCTCGGGCTACTCGCCGCCCGCTGCTCCGCCCGGCTCCGCGGAGCCGGACTCCGCCTTGCTGCGGGAGTCCGGCGGCTCCTTGTCCCCGCGGGCCTCGGATTTGTTGAAGCACAGCTTGAAGACCCCCAAGACAGTCATGACCAGGATGACCAGCACCACCACCGCGACAGTCACCAGGATGAAAACATAgttggaggaggaggatgaggaggaggagggcggcggAGCGGCCGCCTTGTCCCCGTCGACGGCGCCGGCGGCCGCGGGCGACCCCGCGGAGCCGCCGGGTGCCGGGGCGGAGGGCCGTCGCTTCCCTGCTCCGCCACCCGGCGCCTCTCCGGAGCCGCCCGCGGCGGTGGGCGCCGCCCCCGTGGCCGCGCAGGGCGGCCCGTTGCGCCCGTCCGAGGCGCAGGTACAGGTGAAGCTGCCGGTGGCATCGCGGCACCCGGCGGCCTTGGTGCACCGCCCGCTGCCGGGGCTCGGGTAGACGCAGTGGCAGAGGGGCTCCTCCGCGCCCTTCCAGGCGAAGCCGCCCCGCTCGGGCTGGCAGGTGAGCCGCACCGCCCCGCCGGGGCACACCACGGTGAGCACGGTGCCCGGCGGGCTGAAGCCGGGGCCGGTGCTGCGCTCCTCGAAGGGGAGGCGGTAGTCGAGGTCGAGGGCGCCCGCGGGGTTGAGGTCAGAGCAGGCGCCCTCGTACTGGTACTTGCAGATGTATCCCTGGCTCTCCCGCTGGCAGAGCCGCTCCTTCCAGCCCCAGCTGGGGCCGCCGCCGGGAGCCGTTGCCGCCAGGTGCAGCCCGGCGCAACGGGCGGTGAGGCAGGACCGCACGGGCTCCGTCGCCCACCGGCCGAGCGCCGCCGGCACCTCCCGCGGGGCCGCCCTGCCGCCGGAGCCCTCCCAGGAGAAGCCGCGGAGCGGCTGCCCCGTGTCGGTGCAGGCGGAGGCGTTCCTTTTCAGCCCGACCCAGAAGAGCGAGGGCGCGGTCCCCGCCGCCGTCTccgccagcagccccagcagcagacgAAGCTCCGGCTCGCCGCTGACCCACGCCAGGCCGCCTCGCCGGCGGCCGCAGTCGCTGCGGGCGTCGATGTAGGAGCTGTTGGCGAGGTGGGCGCTGAAGCAGGAGCCGGCGGCCTCGCAGCGCACGGCGGCCCGCGGTGGCGGGGACCGGCCCAGAGCACAGGCCGCGGCCAGGAGCAGGCACCAGGGCCCGGCCCGGCTCATTCCAGCGGCGCGGGAGGCCGAGGGGCGCGGGCTGCCCCGACGGCTGTGGCAGCACTCGGCCCCGGCTCCTGATGGTCCCAGGCGTCCGCCCCGTCCCAGACCAGCGCCGTCCCCGCGCCCACGGCCCTCCCCCGGGCCTGCCGGAGGAAACGTGTCGGGAGCTGGGGCTGACCTCGGCATCCTCCCTTTGTTGGCGGGCGGGTGACAAGCAGCTCCCCGCGCAGCCAGGAAGCGTTCGCCCTGCCCGGCGGGCGGGTGTCCAGCCTCGGGGAAGGACGAGGGTTGAAGATCCCGGTGCCCGCTCAGCACGGCTGGAGGGTGTCGAGGCCCAGAACTGCAGTGGTGGGGCCAGTCTCAGGCTTGTGTGCAGGCGATTCCCGGAGATCTTGCCAGCCTATGTCACGGAACTTCCAAGAGAAGAGCGGGCTAGTTTCAGTGACCTCTTCCATTAAAGGTTTCCTGATTACGGGAAGCTGTGTGTCAGACCTCTCTAGTTCCCAATACACAAACCAGTTTAACACTCAGGAAAACGGATTCAGCTCTAGGGTTTCAAGCAAGTTGGCCTAAATACATTGTAGGTTAGGTGCCTGCACTGACTTGCTTGTTCTTAGATGAGTTTAACTGATCCACTGCAACTGTCCCTCTGTGAGCCGTCGATGTGCTGCCTCATTTTCATACTCCTTACTGTGATATATATCTGCTGTTACCTCATGTTTATATTCAGATACAGTGTGCATCTGAGTCTCTTCCTCAGTCGTTTTATGTGACACAAAACCACATTCATACACAGAAAAAGTGgagaataaaagcagaaaatagcCTATTCAGAATTAAAATATATAGTAAGGTTCATCAGTCATTGCAGTCTGTGGTGGGATGAGTTCTACAGTCTTGCATCGAGGCTCcaggtggattcagtccctcaCAAATACCTCACTGCTCCAGTACACTAGTAGGCTCTGCATCTGAGCCCTTTCTTAACAATTTAATTTCTCTTCAGAGGGAGTAAATGTGGATGACAAGTCCCATTCAGCCAGTCTGTGACCAGCCTGCACAGATCCCATTGACTCTAGGCCTACACCGAGATATAGCTGATTTTCTCTGGACATCTCAGAGAAGAACTGGAAAGATGGGTGTACAGACACACTGTGTGATGAAGCTCTGAAGCACAGCCTGTTTTCGTAATTGAGTAAATTTTATAAGTTTTACAGCAGGAAACTGTCTTGATGGACAAAGGGTTTTAGAGACTGTTTCCCAGGGAAGCCCAGAAGCTTCTGTTGTTGCCAGTGCATTGCCAGAACTGCAGTAAACCATACTGAATTAAAAGCTTAGTGTTACAGTTCTTCACTCATCCCAGACCCTGGGTCCTGAGCAGCAGAGAACACAGGAAGCACACTGTGGTCTCTATTCACAAAGTTCTTTTTTATTAACAGAAGAAGGGTAAGTGGTAAAAGGCAAAAGTACCATGTGTATAAGTTTGGTATAAAGTACATCCCCGGTATCTGGCATAACTTTTATGCTTTGGGGTGAGAGACAACGTGCAAGCCAAGCCTTGTTTTGTTTACCTTCTCCCTGTATATTTGCTGTGAAGAAACTGCAGCTTGATAGAAGATGCttttaactttcatttttctAACAGTATTTTGGATAGCCGTGACATTCTTATTTCCTAGATGAGCACAGAGGTtgcaataaagcaaaaaaaaaaaaaaaaacaaactacgaAAAAAGAGTAAATTCTGGTTTACCTTATTGTCCAGTTTAGTGAATTATCAATAAtcaactgtggggtttttttcttcaaataaagtaGACTTTCAAGCATTGGTTATGGCTTTTCGAGTATTCCAGCACTTAAAAGGTAGCTACAGAGAGGACAGAGGTTCTATCTTCACAAAGAGGCgtatggaaaagacaaggggcaTGGGTACAAgcagcaccaggagaggttttatCTTGAtgtaagaaagaaattttttacagtgagagcaATCACtcactggaacaacctcctcAGGGATGTGATAgagtccccatcactggaagTTTTCAGATGCAATTGGACAGAGTGCtggataatctcatctaggtttCCTTTCACAGGAatggttggaccaggtgatctttcAAGGCCTCTTCCAATCTGGACTGTTGTATGATCCTCTGATTCTATGTCAAGTAGAATGATTTAAATACTTATTTCAGTTCTATATAACATTACGAGAATTAAATATCAGCCTCTCCCCAAAGTATACATCTACTTGTTACTTCATTTTGGCTTTGGAGAAACATCTTATGCTTGTACAACCCCACTGGATATCACGTATACCAAAATTCTGTGTATCACAATTGGAAGAGtcgaaaaagcaacatttttaaaTACATGGGATTGAAGCAGTTGATTAGGAGTAAACGCAATTCACACATTCGTAACTGGTTTCAGGCAGATCTTTACATTCAGTTGATACTTCATTTCTCTTGGTATTCAGCAGAAAGCTACATCAAATATTGCCTGTATTTGTGCAAATTTTGTATTTCAACAGCTATTAAACTACTTCAGTAAAAATAATGTTAAATTTGCTCCATTTAACAGGGCATGTAATTAACCTGGAGTGCCAGTAGCCTTCATTttatggaaaatatattttcGTAACAAAACAAGAACCTGTTGGTTTAGTTCTAGATGAAATTCAAATTTTGGTTAATCAAGTTGTAGAGATG
It encodes:
- the CLEC14A gene encoding C-type lectin domain family 14 member A translates to MPRSAPAPDTFPPAGPGEGRGRGDGAGLGRGGRLGPSGAGAECCHSRRGSPRPSASRAAGMSRAGPWCLLLAAACALGRSPPPRAAVRCEAAGSCFSAHLANSSYIDARSDCGRRRGGLAWVSGEPELRLLLGLLAETAAGTAPSLFWVGLKRNASACTDTGQPLRGFSWEGSGGRAAPREVPAALGRWATEPVRSCLTARCAGLHLAATAPGGGPSWGWKERLCQRESQGYICKYQYEGACSDLNPAGALDLDYRLPFEERSTGPGFSPPGTVLTVVCPGGAVRLTCQPERGGFAWKGAEEPLCHCVYPSPGSGRCTKAAGCRDATGSFTCTCASDGRNGPPCAATGAAPTAAGGSGEAPGGGAGKRRPSAPAPGGSAGSPAAAGAVDGDKAAAPPPSSSSSSSSNYVFILVTVAVVVLVILVMTVLGVFKLCFNKSEARGDKEPPDSRSKAESGSAEPGGAAGGE